The proteins below come from a single Carassius carassius chromosome 11, fCarCar2.1, whole genome shotgun sequence genomic window:
- the LOC132152991 gene encoding protein TFG-like yields the protein MNGQLDLSGKLIIKAQLGDDIRRIPIHNEDITYDELLLMMQRVFRGQLQSSDEVTIKYKDEDDDLITIFDSSDLSFAIQCSRILKLTLFVNGQPRPLESSQVKHLRRELIHLRNKVNSLLDSLEPPSECVPESTNPETECVNEAVDSTVKQAPPVSAASMSAFDPLKNQEEVNKNVISAFGLSEEPAQVPAVAATAAAEERSATPDSIASSSSAGPPSAVAPQAPPAYSGVQQTPSTTTMDGQMYQQYQAPGGYPPQAVPQHHYGGQYPAGYTQSGVPQAPPQQQFQNYPTAPTSQAASAPGSAQGFSGQSQPPAPQGPTQYPPGAFPPQNYTSQASQQPANYSLPPTSQATGGYQPRPAYTPPPGTTPPSGGANPYARNRPPFGQGYSQPGPGYR from the exons ATGAATGGCCAGCTGGACCTGAGTGGGAAGCTGATCATTAAAGCTCAGCTGGGTGATGATATCCGCCGTATCCCCATCCACAATGAAGACATCACCTACGACGAGCTCCTGCTGATGATGCAGCGGGTCTTCCGTGGGCAGCTACAGAGCAGTGATGAAGTCACCATCAAATATAAGGATGAAG ATGATGACCTTATCACCATCTTTGACAGTTCTGATTTGTCCTTTGCGATCCAGTGCAGTAGAATATTGAAGCTCACTCTTTTTG TGAATGGGCAGCCTCGGCCACTGGAATCATCTCAGGTGAAGCACCTGCGTAGAGAACTGATCCATTTGAGGAATAAAGTCAACAGCCTGCTGGACAGCCTGGAGCCCCCCTCCGAGTGTGTCCCAGAGAGCACCAACCCAGAAACCG AATGTGTGAATGAGGCAGTAGATTCAACAGTGAAGCAGGCCCCTCCAGTCAGTGCTGCTAGCATGTCTGCTTTTGACCCCCTGAAGAACCAGGAAGAGGTCAACAAGAATGTCATTTCTGCATTTGGCCTGTCTGAGGAACCTGCCCAAG TTCCAGCTGTAGCTGCCACCGCTGCTGCAGAGGAGCGCTCTGCTACTCCAGACAGTATTGCCTCTTCATCCTCTGCAGGGCCCCCTTCCGCTGTGGCTCCCCAGGCTCCCCCAGCTTACTCAGGGGTCCAACAAACTCCCTCTACTACTACTATGGATG GTCAGATGTATCAGCAGTATCAGGCTCCAGGAGGATATCCTCCACAAGCTGTACCCCAGCACCATTATGGGGGGCAGTACCCtg ctggtTATACTCAGTCTGGTGTTCCTCAGGCTCCACCTCAGCAGCAGTTTCAGAATTACCCTACTGCCCCTACCTCTCAGGCTGCCAGCGCTCCCGGCTCCGCCCAAGGGTTTTCTGGCCAATCACAGCCTCCTGCTCCTCAAGGACCCACCCAGTACCCACCTGGAGCATTTCCGCCTCAAAACTACACATCCCAGGCCTCTCAGCAGCCAGCTAACTACAGCCTGCCTCCAACCTCCCAGGCCACAGGGGGTTATCAGCCCCGTCCTGCATACACCCCTCCACCTGGCACCACCCCTCCATCTGGGGGTGCCAACCCCTATGCCCGAAACCGCCCCCCTTTTGGCCAGGGCTACAGCCAGCCAGGCCCTGGGTATCGGTAA